A region from the Tahibacter amnicola genome encodes:
- the thiC gene encoding phosphomethylpyrimidine synthase ThiC, producing the protein MNAVPSDLVRQTQELSDQVTRPIPGSQKIHVQGSRPDLKVPMREVALSDTPLVFGAEKNAPVSVYDTSGPYTDANYRVDLTRGLPALRAAWIAERGDVEALAQLSSEFGRKRESDPRLAAVRFPNLRKPLRAKAGMNVTQMHYARRGIITPEMEYIAIRESQRIEAICEKHLLAQHPGESFGAALPNRITPEFVRDEVARGRAIIPNNINHPESEPMIIGRNFLTKINANIGNSAVTSSIAEEVEKMVWSIRWGGDTVMDLSTGKHIHETREWILRNSPVPIGTVPIYQALEKVDGRAEELTWEIFRDTLIEQAEQGVDYFTIHAGVRLAHIPLTARRVTGIVSRGGSILAKWCLAHHKENFLYTHFEEICEIMKAYDVAFSLGDGLRPGSIADANDAAQFAELDTLGELTQIAWKHDVQTMIEGPGHVPMQLIKENMERQLRVCHEAPFYTLGPLTTDIAPGYDHITSAIGAAMIGWFGTAMLCYVTPKEHLGLPNKQDVRDGIIAYKIAAHAADLAKGHPGAQARDNALSKARFEFRWQDQFNLGLDPEKAQEFHDETLPKDAHKVAHFCSMCGPHFCSMKITQDVRDYAAEKGVTDQAALDEGMKEKAEEFRRAGSEIYRNA; encoded by the coding sequence ATGAACGCCGTACCCTCCGATCTGGTGCGCCAGACCCAGGAACTTTCCGACCAGGTGACCCGCCCGATTCCGGGGTCGCAGAAGATCCACGTCCAGGGCAGCCGTCCGGATCTGAAAGTGCCGATGCGCGAAGTCGCGCTGTCGGATACGCCGCTGGTCTTCGGCGCCGAGAAGAACGCGCCGGTCAGCGTGTATGACACTTCCGGTCCGTACACCGACGCGAACTACCGCGTGGACCTCACCCGGGGACTGCCGGCGCTGCGCGCCGCGTGGATCGCCGAGCGCGGTGACGTCGAGGCGCTGGCGCAGCTGTCCTCCGAATTTGGCCGCAAGCGTGAAAGCGACCCGCGCCTGGCCGCCGTGCGCTTTCCAAACCTGAGAAAGCCGCTGCGGGCGAAGGCCGGAATGAACGTCACCCAGATGCACTACGCCCGGCGCGGCATCATCACGCCGGAGATGGAGTACATCGCCATCCGCGAAAGCCAGCGCATCGAGGCGATCTGCGAAAAGCACCTGCTCGCGCAGCATCCGGGCGAGAGTTTCGGCGCCGCGTTACCGAATCGGATCACGCCGGAATTCGTGCGTGACGAAGTGGCCCGTGGCCGCGCGATCATTCCGAACAACATCAACCACCCGGAAAGCGAGCCGATGATCATCGGGCGCAATTTCCTGACCAAGATCAACGCCAACATCGGCAATTCGGCGGTGACCTCCTCCATTGCGGAAGAAGTGGAAAAAATGGTGTGGTCGATCCGCTGGGGCGGTGACACGGTGATGGATCTGTCCACCGGCAAGCACATCCACGAAACGCGTGAATGGATCCTGCGCAATTCGCCGGTTCCCATCGGAACGGTGCCGATCTACCAGGCACTGGAGAAGGTCGATGGCCGCGCCGAGGAACTGACCTGGGAAATCTTCCGCGACACCCTGATCGAGCAGGCTGAGCAGGGCGTGGACTATTTCACCATCCACGCCGGCGTGCGCCTGGCGCATATCCCGCTGACCGCGCGCCGCGTGACCGGTATCGTCAGCCGCGGCGGGTCGATCCTGGCCAAGTGGTGCCTGGCGCATCACAAGGAGAATTTCCTCTACACGCACTTCGAGGAAATCTGCGAAATCATGAAGGCCTACGACGTGGCCTTCTCGCTGGGCGACGGACTGCGCCCCGGCTCGATCGCCGACGCCAACGATGCCGCGCAGTTCGCCGAACTCGACACCCTGGGCGAGCTCACCCAGATCGCCTGGAAACACGATGTGCAGACCATGATCGAAGGCCCCGGCCACGTGCCGATGCAGCTGATCAAGGAGAACATGGAGCGCCAGCTCCGCGTCTGCCACGAAGCACCGTTCTACACCCTCGGCCCGCTCACCACCGATATCGCGCCCGGCTACGACCACATCACCAGCGCCATCGGCGCCGCGATGATCGGCTGGTTCGGCACGGCCATGCTCTGCTACGTGACGCCGAAGGAACACCTCGGGCTGCCCAACAAACAGGACGTACGCGACGGCATCATTGCCTACAAGATTGCGGCGCACGCGGCTGACCTGGCCAAGGGCCACCCTGGCGCGCAGGCGCGGGATAACGCGTTGTCGAAGGCGCGCTTTGAATTCCGCTGGCAGGACCAGTTCAACCTGGGCCTGGATCCGGAAAAGGCGCAGGAATTCCACGATGAAACGCTGCCCAAGGACGCGCACAAGGTCGCGCATTTCTGCTCGATGTGCGGTCCGCATTTCTGCTCCATGAAGATCACCCAGGACGTCCGCGACTACGCCGCCGAAAAGGGCGTGACGGACCAGGCGGCGCTGGATGAAGGCATGAAGGAGAAGGCGGAAGAATTCCGTCGCGCGGGCAGCGAGATCTATCGCAACGCCTAG
- a CDS encoding choice-of-anchor Q domain-containing protein: MAGHLPRRGSAPRYIAAISLLICVADTQAATYFVTTSADSGPGSLREAVTQANAHPNSDAAPDFIQISDLVQEPISLRSGEIVITDSVFIGSITLSQVAISADHHRIFRIEPPVNAANLLEVNLSRLRFINGYSTESGGAIVARKTNLTLWGSAFTLNRAGYSGGALDVSQAQTLQLSHTTFWDNAADVSGGALHVTDVDTVNGASLAFGENFCQTRGGAAAIDANTTTFSESVFAYNRVTGGGRGPIESSGAGLSVRGAYLTVEKSRFTGNFNQADHGGALAVEPKVDEPDIPITAHIGDTVFQRNVAHGAGGAIYGNTANVDSVRSLFHKNESSRDGGAIAFTDVGQLRIWHSTFHQNLTLRDGGALVTGPNTTLLLAGTTVAYNTDEAGAAIIHRGSDPAVVRNSVLFGATNADIAGTFATEYSLVGNPAGATVIAGDGNLPDGLDPQLGPLADLGGRTLVMLPLPGSVLLDAAGALASGDGDKDQRGAPRLVGPRPDIGAAERQAFEDILFRDRFED; this comes from the coding sequence ATGGCAGGACACCTTCCCCGGCGCGGCAGCGCACCGCGGTACATCGCGGCAATATCCCTTTTGATTTGCGTTGCGGACACGCAGGCCGCAACGTACTTCGTCACCACGTCGGCTGATAGCGGCCCGGGCAGCCTGCGCGAGGCGGTCACTCAGGCGAATGCGCACCCCAATTCTGACGCGGCACCGGACTTCATCCAGATATCCGACCTCGTCCAGGAGCCCATCTCGCTTCGATCGGGCGAAATCGTCATCACGGACTCGGTGTTCATCGGCAGCATCACCCTGAGTCAGGTCGCGATTTCAGCGGATCACCACCGCATTTTCCGGATCGAGCCACCCGTCAACGCGGCGAATCTGCTGGAGGTGAATTTGTCGCGCCTTCGATTCATCAACGGATACAGCACCGAAAGCGGCGGAGCCATCGTGGCGCGCAAGACCAACCTAACCCTCTGGGGCAGCGCGTTCACGCTCAATCGCGCCGGGTATTCTGGCGGCGCGCTCGACGTATCCCAGGCGCAGACGCTGCAACTGAGTCACACGACGTTCTGGGACAACGCTGCCGACGTCTCGGGTGGCGCATTGCACGTCACTGACGTTGACACGGTGAATGGGGCCAGCCTCGCCTTTGGCGAGAATTTCTGCCAGACCCGTGGTGGGGCTGCCGCAATCGATGCGAACACGACCACCTTCTCCGAAAGCGTCTTCGCCTACAACCGCGTGACCGGCGGGGGTCGCGGCCCGATCGAATCCAGCGGCGCCGGCCTTTCGGTTCGCGGTGCGTATCTCACGGTCGAAAAGAGCCGCTTTACGGGAAATTTCAACCAGGCAGACCACGGCGGCGCGCTGGCGGTAGAACCGAAGGTGGACGAGCCCGACATTCCCATTACCGCGCACATTGGCGACACCGTCTTCCAGCGCAATGTCGCCCACGGCGCGGGTGGCGCGATCTACGGCAACACCGCGAATGTCGATAGCGTGCGCTCGCTTTTTCACAAGAACGAATCTTCGCGCGACGGTGGCGCGATCGCGTTCACGGATGTGGGGCAGCTGCGCATCTGGCATTCAACATTCCATCAGAACCTGACGCTCCGGGATGGCGGCGCCCTCGTGACAGGCCCCAATACAACCCTGCTGCTGGCCGGAACGACCGTCGCCTACAACACCGATGAAGCCGGCGCCGCCATCATCCACCGGGGCAGTGATCCCGCTGTCGTGCGCAACAGCGTGCTCTTCGGCGCGACGAACGCGGACATTGCGGGCACATTCGCCACGGAGTACAGCCTTGTCGGAAATCCCGCGGGAGCAACGGTCATCGCCGGCGACGGCAACCTGCCGGACGGCCTCGATCCGCAACTGGGCCCCCTGGCCGACCTTGGCGGCAGGACCCTCGTCATGCTGCCTTTGCCGGGCAGCGTATTGCTCGACGCTGCGGGCGCCCTCGCCTCCGGCGACGGTGACAAGGACCAGCGCGGCGCCCCCCGCCTCGTCGGCCCCCGGCCCGATATCGGCGCAGCCGAGCGCCAGGCGTTCGAAGACATTCTCTTTCGTGACCGCTTCGAGGACTGA
- a CDS encoding choice-of-anchor Q domain-containing protein produces the protein MTFLCGVGTAQASEFVVTNVNDSGPGSLRDAIAQANASPSATPDQITFQAGLSGTVQVTSGPMAITDSVTITASRDAPITLRAIGSRLLSVAAPTGSASPIDVSLSHLTFQNGDSLPLANGGALLAQGANVSISHCVFSDNTGQEGGAIYTSDAARLVIRSTQFYGNHALGDGGAIRAVNMDELQIVDSTLKSNVGEGTGGAVSAIVGVTRVDHSLFGNNQVHPTNANPPRGSGGALHVEGDRVEIRSSTLYNSTSFWDGGALSLQARGAAPNLITAQIDESTFDYNSAYERGGAIIARRATLVVDRSLFWSNNADRTGGVIHHSEAGSLTLWNSTLHDSHSAQGGAIHVRPGVDLSITGGTLTHLGGSGDGLAIRYEGDSPAQLRNTVVFSRSGTDLAGKFTPSYCLISDPSAATLIGGTGNLPAGTDPQLGAFSDQGGSSRVMMPLPGSPLIDAGDPVADPDHTQDQRGLPRVNGARTDIGAAETHAFSDGIFRDGFDQGTGSSLR, from the coding sequence TTGACCTTCCTGTGCGGTGTTGGAACCGCGCAGGCCAGCGAATTCGTGGTGACAAACGTGAACGACAGCGGTCCAGGCAGCTTGCGCGACGCCATCGCCCAAGCGAACGCATCGCCTTCTGCGACACCCGACCAGATTACGTTTCAGGCTGGGCTGTCGGGCACCGTGCAGGTCACGTCAGGGCCGATGGCTATCACCGACAGCGTGACCATCACGGCCAGCAGGGACGCCCCGATCACGCTGCGGGCAATCGGTTCCAGGCTCTTGTCCGTCGCAGCACCTACGGGCTCCGCCAGCCCGATCGACGTCAGCCTCAGCCACCTGACATTCCAGAACGGTGACTCACTTCCACTGGCAAATGGCGGCGCTCTTCTGGCTCAAGGTGCCAATGTGTCCATTTCCCATTGCGTCTTCTCCGACAATACCGGCCAGGAAGGCGGCGCCATCTACACCAGCGATGCCGCCCGCCTCGTGATTCGATCAACACAATTTTACGGTAATCACGCCCTGGGAGACGGCGGCGCGATCCGCGCTGTCAACATGGACGAATTGCAGATTGTCGACAGCACGCTGAAAAGCAATGTGGGTGAAGGAACCGGCGGCGCCGTTTCCGCCATCGTCGGCGTCACCCGCGTCGACCACAGTCTGTTTGGCAACAATCAGGTTCACCCGACCAACGCCAATCCTCCAAGGGGGTCGGGCGGCGCCCTCCACGTCGAAGGGGATCGCGTCGAAATTCGCTCATCCACGCTCTACAACAGCACGTCGTTCTGGGACGGCGGGGCGTTGTCCCTGCAAGCGCGCGGTGCGGCGCCCAACCTCATCACAGCACAGATCGATGAATCCACCTTCGATTACAATTCGGCATACGAGCGCGGCGGCGCCATCATCGCCAGGCGTGCAACGCTCGTCGTCGATCGATCCCTGTTCTGGTCGAACAACGCCGACCGGACGGGCGGCGTGATCCACCATTCCGAGGCCGGCAGCCTGACGCTGTGGAACTCGACCCTGCACGACAGTCACTCTGCGCAAGGCGGCGCCATCCATGTCAGGCCGGGTGTCGACCTGTCAATCACGGGAGGCACTCTCACTCACCTGGGCGGTTCCGGCGACGGACTCGCCATCCGTTACGAAGGCGATTCACCTGCCCAGCTGCGGAATACGGTCGTTTTCAGTCGTTCGGGCACCGACCTCGCCGGCAAATTCACACCCAGCTACTGCCTGATTTCTGACCCGTCGGCGGCGACGCTGATTGGCGGCACCGGCAACCTGCCGGCAGGAACAGATCCCCAGCTGGGTGCCTTCTCCGACCAGGGAGGCTCGTCCCGGGTCATGATGCCACTGCCAGGCAGCCCTCTAATCGATGCCGGTGACCCCGTTGCCGATCCTGATCACACGCAAGACCAGCGCGGGTTGCCCCGCGTGAATGGGGCACGGACGGATATCGGCGCCGCTGAAACGCATGCATTCAGCGACGGGATCTTTCGTGACGGATTTGACCAAGGAACGGGAAGCAGCCTTCGTTGA
- a CDS encoding choice-of-anchor Q domain-containing protein: MHQSNTRREAGAALLRAAILAGLGIIALPAAAATYTVTTLADNGAGSLRDAVEQANRSPGADTITFQSALTGTLTLTSGEIVIFDDLTVTGPGASRLTLSGNQASRVFAIDAPAMAATAITVSLSGLSFVDGKSLDEGGAILVADANLSLNASEFRNNNALRGGAVHAFPSDAATTIAVSQCVFTNNSAIEDGGALGAQDVEGVTISNSRFSNNQAAHHGGAAYLRAVTMEIAGSRFDTNQGATSPSGVGGSAGGGAVRLIGAKLTAVTTITSSVFSNNTTANGAGGALSMNVGTAMLDKVQATGNSAGLTGGAISAYAIALGVTNSTLAGNTATGSGGGIDFVISGGLTLTNATISGNTSTSGNGGGIQSGSGTTLALTAATVVGNTASTGGGVSRQGTAATVRNSIVANNNAPSGPDLSGAFTPNASLIRNGSGATLSAGNGNLPAGTDPLLGPLAVNGGPTLSMMPGTSSPVLNAGDTTTSGLPGTDQRGLARIAGGRIDIGAVERQSPEDVIFRGVFQSP, encoded by the coding sequence ATGCACCAGTCCAACACGCGCCGCGAAGCGGGCGCGGCGCTTTTGCGCGCGGCCATCCTGGCCGGTCTCGGCATCATCGCACTGCCGGCCGCCGCCGCGACCTACACCGTCACCACGCTGGCCGACAACGGCGCTGGCAGTCTGCGCGACGCGGTCGAGCAGGCCAACCGCAGTCCGGGCGCCGATACCATCACGTTCCAGTCCGCGCTGACCGGAACGCTCACGCTGACCAGCGGCGAGATTGTCATCTTCGACGACCTGACCGTGACCGGCCCGGGGGCTTCGCGGCTGACGCTCAGCGGCAACCAGGCCTCGCGCGTGTTCGCCATCGATGCGCCCGCGATGGCGGCGACGGCGATTACCGTGTCACTGAGCGGTCTATCGTTCGTCGATGGCAAATCCCTCGACGAAGGCGGCGCGATCCTCGTCGCGGACGCCAACCTCAGCCTCAACGCCAGCGAATTCCGCAACAACAACGCGCTGCGCGGGGGTGCCGTGCACGCGTTCCCGAGCGACGCCGCCACGACCATCGCGGTCAGCCAATGCGTGTTCACCAACAACAGCGCCATCGAGGACGGCGGCGCCCTGGGCGCTCAGGACGTCGAGGGCGTCACCATCAGCAACAGCCGCTTCAGCAACAACCAGGCGGCCCACCATGGCGGCGCCGCCTATCTGCGTGCCGTGACGATGGAGATCGCCGGCAGCCGCTTCGACACGAACCAGGGTGCGACCAGCCCCAGCGGTGTGGGCGGCTCTGCCGGCGGCGGCGCCGTGCGCCTGATCGGTGCCAAGCTCACGGCGGTCACCACGATCACCTCCAGCGTGTTCAGCAACAACACCACTGCCAACGGCGCGGGCGGCGCGCTGTCGATGAACGTCGGCACGGCCATGCTCGACAAGGTTCAAGCCACAGGCAACAGTGCCGGCCTGACGGGCGGTGCGATTTCGGCATACGCGATTGCGCTGGGGGTGACCAACAGCACGCTGGCCGGAAACACCGCCACCGGTTCCGGCGGCGGCATCGACTTCGTCATCAGCGGCGGGCTGACCCTGACCAACGCCACGATCTCCGGCAACACCAGCACCAGCGGCAACGGCGGCGGCATCCAGAGCGGCTCCGGCACGACCCTGGCGCTGACGGCAGCGACGGTCGTCGGCAATACCGCCAGCACCGGCGGCGGCGTGTCGCGCCAAGGCACTGCCGCGACGGTGCGCAATTCGATCGTCGCCAATAACAATGCCCCGTCCGGCCCGGATCTTTCCGGCGCCTTCACACCCAATGCGAGCCTGATCCGCAACGGCTCCGGCGCGACCCTGAGCGCGGGCAACGGCAACCTGCCCGCCGGCACTGACCCGTTGCTCGGCCCGCTCGCCGTCAACGGTGGTCCGACGCTCTCGATGATGCCGGGTACGTCCAGTCCAGTGCTCAACGCCGGCGACACGACCACGTCCGGACTGCCCGGGACCGACCAGCGCGGCCTCGCGCGTATTGCGGGTGGGCGCATCGACATCGGCGCCGTGGAAAGGCAATCGCCCGAAGACGTGATTTTCCGGGGCGTGTTTCAGAGCCCCTGA
- a CDS encoding DUF2333 family protein: MPWLRALATVATVLLVVLLALMWWWDHEPRSLDVQHEAEARAKANSQPVVIGSVTTATLIATVETLLDKRGGYISNDIMPPGVLMDNMPNWEFGALVASRDLARALRNDFSRSQTQSIEDKDLQEVDTLLATPNDRWVFRSTESQYRRATTHLYGYLARLADADQTNAQFFARADNLSDYLQTVSARLGSLSQRLSASVGQLRLDTNLAGDPSAEQSTPAPGASVVKTPWTQIDNVFYEARGYSWAMLQQLRAMERDFGSVLRDKNALISLRQVTRELEESLRDLDSPVVLNGRPFGFFANHSLVMANYISRANAAIIDLRKLLDRG; the protein is encoded by the coding sequence CTGCCCTGGCTGCGCGCCCTCGCCACCGTGGCGACGGTGCTGCTGGTGGTCCTGCTGGCGCTGATGTGGTGGTGGGATCACGAGCCGCGGTCGCTGGATGTCCAGCACGAGGCCGAAGCGCGCGCCAAGGCCAACAGCCAGCCGGTGGTCATCGGCAGCGTCACGACCGCCACCCTGATCGCCACCGTGGAAACCCTGCTCGACAAGCGCGGCGGCTACATCAGCAACGACATCATGCCGCCCGGCGTGCTGATGGATAACATGCCGAACTGGGAGTTCGGTGCCCTGGTTGCCAGCCGCGACCTGGCCCGCGCGCTGCGCAACGATTTCAGCCGCTCGCAGACCCAGAGCATCGAGGACAAGGATCTGCAGGAGGTCGACACCCTGCTGGCGACCCCCAACGATCGCTGGGTTTTCCGCAGCACCGAAAGCCAGTATCGCCGCGCCACCACTCACCTCTACGGTTACCTGGCGCGCCTGGCGGATGCCGACCAGACCAACGCCCAGTTTTTTGCCCGTGCCGACAACCTGTCGGACTACCTGCAGACGGTGTCCGCGCGGCTGGGATCCCTGTCGCAGCGCCTGTCGGCGAGTGTCGGCCAGTTGCGTCTGGATACGAACCTGGCGGGTGATCCCAGCGCGGAGCAATCTACGCCGGCGCCGGGCGCATCCGTCGTGAAAACACCCTGGACCCAGATCGACAACGTCTTCTACGAGGCCCGCGGCTACAGCTGGGCCATGCTGCAGCAGCTACGGGCGATGGAGCGCGATTTTGGCAGCGTGCTGCGTGACAAGAACGCGTTGATCAGCCTGCGCCAGGTGACGCGCGAGCTGGAGGAATCACTGCGCGACCTGGACAGCCCCGTCGTGCTCAATGGCCGGCCCTTCGGGTTTTTCGCCAACCATTCGCTGGTGATGGCCAACTACATCTCGCGGGCGAATGCCGCGATCATCGACCTGCGCAAGCTGCTCGATCGCGGTTGA
- a CDS encoding ABC transporter ATP-binding protein, whose product MLILKNLHKTYPNGVHAINDVTLAIPNGVFGLLGPNGAGKSSLMRTIATLQEPDSGSIHFDGVDVVKDKACLRRQLGYLPQDFGVYPKVSALELLNHFAVLKGLTHKGERREMVEGLLHQTNLWEARKRAIASYSGGMRQRFGIAQALLGAPRLVIVDEPTAGLDPDERNRFLNLLARIGEHVVVILSTHIVEDVTDLCPRMAMIGRGRVLLQGRPQTAIDTLRNCVWQCAVSDAALATYQQRFTVLSTRLVGGKPRINVYAQTQPDDGFVNVEPALEDVYFLQLRQQPAVAAAA is encoded by the coding sequence ATGTTGATCCTGAAGAATCTGCATAAAACCTATCCCAATGGCGTGCACGCCATTAACGATGTGACTCTGGCAATTCCGAACGGCGTGTTCGGGCTGCTCGGCCCGAACGGTGCCGGCAAGTCCTCGCTGATGCGCACCATCGCGACGCTGCAGGAGCCGGACAGTGGCTCGATTCACTTCGATGGCGTCGACGTCGTCAAGGACAAGGCCTGCCTGCGTCGTCAGCTCGGCTATCTGCCGCAGGATTTCGGGGTCTATCCCAAGGTCAGTGCGCTTGAACTGCTCAACCACTTCGCGGTGTTGAAGGGGCTGACGCACAAGGGCGAACGCCGGGAAATGGTCGAGGGCCTGTTGCACCAGACCAATCTCTGGGAAGCACGCAAACGTGCCATTGCCAGCTATTCCGGCGGCATGCGCCAGCGCTTCGGCATCGCCCAGGCGCTGCTCGGTGCGCCGCGGCTGGTGATCGTCGACGAACCGACCGCTGGCCTGGATCCGGACGAGCGCAACCGTTTCCTCAACCTCCTGGCACGCATTGGCGAACACGTCGTGGTGATCCTGTCCACGCATATCGTGGAGGATGTCACTGACCTGTGTCCGCGCATGGCGATGATCGGCCGTGGCCGCGTGCTCCTGCAGGGACGACCGCAAACGGCGATCGACACGCTGCGCAATTGCGTCTGGCAGTGCGCAGTCAGCGATGCGGCGCTGGCTACATACCAGCAACGCTTCACCGTGCTGTCGACGCGTCTGGTGGGAGGTAAGCCGCGCATCAACGTGTACGCGCAAACCCAGCCCGACGACGGCTTCGTGAACGTCGAACCCGCCCTCGAGGACGTGTACTTCCTGCAGCTGCGCCAGCAGCCGGCCGTCGCGGCGGCAGCCTGA